ttagtttctgaacaacaacagctggaacagagggaacatttactTAGTTCTAAATTACTGGTAAATgctgcatttatttctgaaatgtcacccaccattttgtgactgcactttcacttcaccaaactgtagtgtaacccctcaccttcagaagcaccacactgtctttttgatccatctgttgttgcaactttaagagttcctcctgaatggaatttaaattctcttgaatctttccaagatttttctccattgtatttagaatcttcttctcttcctcccggatatctgccagtgcgcactgctctttctcagtgagaatctggtgcagttcagcatactgggatgtgacCTTGGACTGAGTGTTGTGTGATtgttcctgtgaaataaaaggtgaagaacaatatataatgtcactgattcaatagtttgtctaaggtagacaaaaatgctgtaagaactcagtggatgaggcagcatctattgagagaaggaataggcaacgttttgggtcaagacccttcttcagaatttttgtctaaatgcttctgaaatgtcgtgagggtaatgtgaaacccatcaatcctctaccccaatacaattccctgctTCCTATTCCTTTTAACATGACCATTAATTCCCAATTATCCGtccaccacccactttcccagggattataacagtcaCCGATTGATCATTGAAGCAGCGTGtattggggacgtggaaggaatccgacgcggtcacagggaaaaggcgTGAACCACATGGgcaccacccgaggtcaggatcgaacccgctcaccagaactaggagacagcagcactacttgtgtcactgcgctgccctattattacatgcatcacagggatcaaatctacacaagatcaggaaagcgaaactggaaagcctcaccagaactccagaaatcttctgtttctgttgctgctccatttgctGGATCCCTGATAGCTTTTTtgtaagagactggatggaagatttcacctgatcctgggattgtgtttgaaaatcagagaataaaagtaTTAGACCATTAAGAAGGAATTCaacaacaatagacacaaaatgctggaggaactcagcaggacaggcagcatctctggagagaaggaatgggtaacttttcgggacgagacctttcttctgactgacattccttctctccagagatgctgcaagtcccgctgagtaactctggcattttgtgcctaccttaggtttaaaccagcatctgcagtttcttcgacAACATaggaattaaacaatgatgcgatcaaaatcggtttgcttttaccttgtaggtttcaacagcttcatCAACCAGCATGAAGCGGTGATCTCTGTGTTCCCGCCCACCTGCACAAagcacacagatcagcttcttgtcagtttcacaaaacagcttcagttcttcctgatgttcctcgcactgaagtttactttccttctctgtcctattcaggctcagtgttcgagctttctcagacagtctcgccaaggcccaactaaccctgagggtgcggtctgtaaactgctctctacattccgggcaggagtttctcgcctccttgtcccaactctgtgtgatacaggagcggcagaagttgtgcccacactccagtgacaccggatcggtgaagaaatccaggcagatgggacaaactacctcctcCGTTAAACTCTCAACCTGGTCTTTCGAAGCCATTCCGACTCCTCCtcttcctggttcaaaacgcattACCTTTCCCTGAACTGCTGACCCCCTGCAGTACCGCGAGTGTCCACTGCGCACGCTGCCGCTCCGGGGAAGGAATGTAATTCcgctgcaagtgttcagtgtaaagatgcagaaacatggaactgcagatgctgcttcacaagaAAAAAGTAcaatgtgctggattaactcagcaggtcaagtagcacctctggagaacatggacaggtgatgtttcgggtctggatctttcttcagactgattgtaggggcggTGGGTGGGAGATAGAAGAACGATGGAAggaagggggcaggacaaagcctggctttGTCAGGACACAGTTGTCAGGACAAAGTCAGGCCACAGTTGAGGGGAGCGGGGGGAGTTGATCGGCAGAcggttggacaaagtccagagatgaaagACAGAAAGTGTGTGACAAAATGATCGAGGACTTGCGAATTGTGTCCTGATCTTCAAACACTCTTCTCCTCAGACGGCCAAAGGTTGTACAGGTGCACTGAAGCCGCTGGTGAATTTCACCATCAATGTCTGTCTTCCTCTGGGAAGAGGAGCGCCGGCCACAGGAACAGAGAGTCACCCTCGTTACAACCATTTTAAAGGAAGGAGACAAATCCACCGAAACTATGGAGGGTTCTCCCGCTCTCTACCACAGGCAGGGGTCAGTTACACATTAAACTGTCCTGAATATAGACGAAAGCGGAGAGTAGCGCTTGGGACAATTTAAGGCAGGATAAAAAGTTGGAAAAAACTGCAGAGTAGATTCACGAAGttggtgccaggatttgagggtcaGAGCGAAAGGGAGAAGTTGGGCGGGGATGgatttattcattggagcgcaggaggctgaagtgcatgggatcaagaggtgaatggatagtgtgaatgcacagtcttttactatGAGTAGTGGAGTCgacaactagaggacacaggtttgtggtgagaggtgcaagatttaattggaacccgagaaacaatattttcacacagaaggtcgtggggaaatggaacaagctgccagaggaggtaagtgaGGCTGGACAACAACGTGCCGGCGGGCTTTATGACCCAGGAGAGCCCGGAGCTGTGGACCCGccgccgcggctgctgctgaacccgcggtgAATGGGGTTTCAGGCGCGAAACGGCGGCGGAACAATCAATGAAAGAGGCGGGGCCcggctgaggggaggcggagctcagccccgtcaatcacagccctgaccagcaagcggaggcggagctcagccccgtcaatcacagcaCTGACCAGCAAGCCGATGCCATTTGAAATCAGCTTCTGGTAAATTTCATTCCCATAAACTAAATACATCCGTGTTTCCAATCGTGAATTGTTCATTGTATTAGGCTGCACAATAATATTCGTTCTATAGCAAATACTGTTATTTTATTTAACAGTCTCATGTGCAAACTTGAATTCAAatcatgattcaattatactctactagactaagttggacccgttgggtcccagcatcacacgggagggctggtcacccaatgcaatattccactagtAGGGTACTAGCGCAAcaggaatgtgaggttatctattttggtggcaaaaacaggaaagcagactattatctaaatggtggccgacttggaaaagggggagatgcagcgagacctgggtgtcatggtacaccagtcattgaaagtaggcatgcaggtgcagcaggcagtgaagaaagcgaatggtatgttagctttcatagcaaaaggatttgagtataggagcagggaggttctactgcagttgtacagggtcttggtgagaccacacctggagtattgcgtacagttttggtctccaaatctgaggaaggacattattcccatagagggagtgcagagaaggttcaccagactgattcctgggatgtcaggactgtcttatgaagaaagactggatagacttggtttatactctctagaatttaggagattgagaggggatcttatagaaacttacaaaattcttaaggggttggacaggctagatgcaggaagattgctcccgatgttggggaagtccaggacaaggggtcacagcttaaggataagggggaaatcctttaaaaccgagatgagaagaacttttttcacacagagtggtgaatctctgcaactctctgccacagagggtagtcgaggccagttcattggctatatttaagagggagttagatgtggcccttgtggctaagggcatcagagggtatggagagaaggcaggtacgggatactgagttggatgatcagccatgatcatattgaatggcggtgcaggctcgaagggccgaatggcctactcctgcacctaatttctatgtttctatgtttctagtatggTTGTCAGtgagtcggtgggggcgctgcaagccggcgccctgtcagcagcgtgtccgtttttttcaatttttttttgtttttttagtatgttttaaagtatgttttttgtgtttctttgtgtggggggggggggggcaagggggaaaccgtttcggtcgcctcctccatggagaggcgactttttccaggtcgcctcccccgtggcctaacaacgaggatcgggaggcctttcccggagacgcgcccggggattcAGCGACGGGCGCAGcggggactctcggcgtggagcgggcgagccctcgctggggctcgccggaggggagcgctccgtttcgctggcccgcggcagccgccagcctgagctccagctggcgcggcgtttacagcctcgtgggggacccgggagatgaagaagcttccaccgatgGCCcacagccaacttctaccgcggacccggcgtggacttaccatcgcccctggaggggagcttcgaccgccggccctgcggctgcggtgcttctggctgtggcggggactttaaagcttcgacaccatcctgaagccgcggtctccggtgaggaagagccgactatggactggctctggactctggtcccgaccacgggggggaaatggaggaggactggacaaattttgttaaatttttattgtgtattgtgtgttctttctcattgtattgctgctgacatattcatttcacttgcactttatgtgcaatgtgacgaataaacccgtattgtattgtatcgcggagcttggattcagccgcgggactgccaTTACTTAccctcacccggcggggtcacaacatccgaatcctggatcgcctcggtgcagagggagaataagaagggaagagacaacgacttaagacttttgccttccatcacagtgaggaggtgcctggtggactcactgtggtggatgttaatttgtgtttattgtgtgtttttgtcattttttactgtatgtaggactgcaaggcaacataatttcgttcagaccgcaaggactgaatgacaataaaggctactttacttgtattgtattgtgggccgaaggtactggtttccagagggctagtatagacattgtggaccgaatggattcttgggctggtagctcagtcactgaggcatgGCAGTACAGTCGCGCGCCAGGGGACCCAGCAGGGGATGTGGGTGGCTTCAGTAGGGGGCAGGAGGGGgtacatcctatagccaggctgagggcagtcttgaggtgggggacgtcagtgggggggggggcagtgagtgacttactcatgacctctggactcactgccttggaattaactcatggcctttagtCTATctgactcacggcttgtggactggctcattcccgacttctggagtcacgactGACTTTTGTAaactcttcttcttatcgagtccacacacaagattagaagttgttcagccagagctgaacacacttctcggcatctgcacaatggtgtctgtcttgcgcttcttgtgcttcttgtgcgtggtggtggaaagattggttgaaacagggccacgacgtgaacgctctttccttggcccctttTACCAGCCCaagttttgtaaactgaaaactgtaacatctacattgaggaactgcttcttcctggcagccatcaggctattaaacataacaaataaggtctgaactacgaaagactatattatttggtgatcacacatacacattcacacacacagacattcacacatacacattcacacacacacacagactcattcacacacacattcacacacagactcattcacacacatattcacacacacacacagactaattcacacacagactcattcacacacacgctcattcacacacacacacacagactcattcacacacagactcattcacacacacactcattcatacacactcattcacacacacattcacacacacattcattcacacacacagactcattcacacagactcattcacacagactcattcacacacacgcagactcattcacacacagacccattcacacacagactcattcacacacacacacacatttacacacacacacacacacacacacactcattcacacacacacagactcattcacacacacacagactcattcacacgcacattcacacactcccaatactaaaatgccaagtaaccagaacgtgttgaatatacagtgtgtaaaacgaatttttaaagcctgctgtggaggctgctgctgaagcaaaatcaTGCTTTTAATaatgtccaacaaacacactcaccatagacagagcagtaatCTCATGAATTATTTAACAGCGCCTGCACTTGctgccatcttgacgtcaccctctcgctgcttgccacgaaccggaaattacgcactcagcgccagcatgccgctaaccggaaatgacggcatcgacgccatcttgcaactaagcgaaaatcacagaatgagcgccaattttgaaattaaacattcgctgaaaaacaattttaaaaatgccaagcaattggggaaaaaaaacactgagcaagtgagcaagccaacaaaaaacacatcccttcgctgaaaagcaattaaaaaaatgccaagcaattggggaaaaaaacactgagcaagcaaacaagccgacaaaaaacacatccgttcgctgaaaagcacatcgaggggactcaccgtggagtagattcgcagctcagagagccgtgaccctctcgcttcctgggtctggcagagactgtatGAGGCacgacatttccgggttttatagtccctcccctgccgccagcgggggcagcagagagaatggggattttttttaaacattaatatatctctcatttttcatcgatgggaaaaatcctctggtcccggacggCATTGGGGGTctctgagcgagatggccaaaaatggcggcagtaggtggcggcgttctatcAGAAATCGCACCACAGCGGGTCAAAATCAAAAGATCAGActattagtaatatagattgtgatATGTATCAAGGGACGGTGACattccaggctgtgatgcatcccgataaaatgccttGTGTGTCGCATCTCTAGGAATTAAATCTGCAGCAATTGTCCAATACTATCTGCAATAACATCTGCTTCTCTCTGTTTTACAGATGAGGAAGCTGTATCCTGCTCAGACTGACTTGGCCAAGAGGTTGCTTCTCATCTTCCTCTCCGTGGTACGTGGTACATCGCCACTGAGGAAGAGCCCGGCCTTTCCCAGATGGACAGTCCCAGCGACCTGCCTTGGTACGGCGCCGCACTCATCCCTACTGCGTCGGACAGAGCTGCGACACACTGCATCCTCCATCTCATGGCAAGAGGCCTTTGAAAGCCTCCCAACAGCCAGTGATTTCCCACCAGAGattcaagttcacaagttataggagtagaattaagtcattcaccctatcgggtctactccgccattcaatcgtggctgatcactGCCCCCTtcttatcccattttcctgccttctccccataacccttgatttctaatcaagaatttgtctatctctgccttaaaaatatccactgacctggtccccacagccctctgtggcaatgtgttccacagattcaccaccctctgacaaaataagttcctcctcacatcctttctaaaagagcaccctctaattctgaggcgatgacctctggtcctagactcccgccagtgaaacaccctctccacatccactccatctttgcctttcactattctgcatgtttcaatgtgGTGCCCCCTCAaccgtctaaactccagcgtgtagagGCCCAGggctgtcaagcgctcatcaaatgctaacccactaattcctggaatcattcttgtaaacttccgctggaccatctccagagccagcacatccttcctcaaatatggggcccaaatttgctcacggtactccaaatgtgacctgaccagcgccttatagagcctcagcattacatctctgtttttgtattccagtcctcttgatataaatgctcgcattgaatttgccttcacaGTTGGGTGGGTGGAACAGACcacatgtcacatgtaccgaagtacagtgacaagcttatgTCGTGTActagccagtcagtggaaagataaccCATGATTCTAATTGAGGcatttatagatacatgataagggaataatgtttcgggcaaggtaaagccagtaaagtccgatcaaggatagtccgagggtcaccaatgaagtagataatACTTCAGGGCTGTTttctagttgtggtagaatgattccACCCTCCTTAATGTCGTTCCCATCTCCCATGCACTCCAAACTTGGAAGGATCCGATTTCCTTCATCCCTTCTTCATTTCATCCTTTCACAAGATCGAATTTTAAAGCATGTTCATAACATCCAAtagtactttagtttagagatacagcacggaaacaggcccttcagcccaccgagttggagccaaccagcgatccccgcacattaacactatcccactttttcatcctctccctacacactaagggcaatttcttttagaggccaattaagctacaaacccacacgttctttgggatgtgggatatgtcttgagcaaccagaggaaacccgtggtcacagggagagcatgtaaactctacacagacagcaaacgacgttaggatcgaacccaaatctctggcgctgtgcggcagcagctctacctgctgcaccactgtgctgccttatttCTTCATTGACTCTTTGTTCTCATGTCCTGTGCTACTTTTGTCTGATGATTAGCAGAGGCCCAGAATTGAGATgttaatattttgttttgttgttCATTCATTTTTCTGCATGTTCATCTAATTTTCCTGTGGGCAGTATCTACAGAAGTTTCAACAGTACACAGGACTCGTGGGACTGAGCTCTAGGGGGAGGTTGATTTCTGCAAATGATTTCTCTCATGCCTGTCCAAATCCCCACTGCAGGTACTGATAGATTCTGTTTCTAACACCAAGTTCCAGATCATAAGCACGATCTGGGTGAACAAGCATTTTTACACATCTTGTATCCCTTGTATCTCTTGCTCAAAGGTATTATATCAGAGGAAATTCCAGGCACATAGTTAACAGTGGGTGAAACCCAACATTGAAATGAAGTACATCCTGAACCGAAGCAGATGTGCTGTAAATCGTGGATGAGTTCAGTTACAAATTGCTGGCATGTCTTCAACTCTAATCTGCTACTGGATTCCCCATGGAGTCCAACTTCAAACCCTGATGACGTGCTGACTTCCCACCATTACAGGTTTAGTTGAGATAATTTAGCTTAGttaacttgtttagtttagtttagataatttagtttagtttagttttagttttgtttagtatattgtcacgtacaccgagGTATCGGGAAAAGcattttgctgcatgctatccagtcagtgaaccgactatacatgattacttacaatcaagccgtccacagtttgcagatacaggataaaggggaataacaattagtgcaagatagaatccaataaagtccgatcataaatagtccgagggtctccaatgaggtagatggttgatcaggaccacactctccttggtgataggatggttcagttgcctgataacagctgggaggagagtccctgaacctggaggtgtgcattttcacacctgtaccttttgtctgatggaagaagggagaagagggagtgtctagAGTGAGGCTGGTCAGTAATTATTCTGGTGGccatgtcgaggcagcgtgaagtgtagatggagtcaatggaagggagtttggtttgtggATGCTcttggctacatccacaactctttgcaatttcttgccatcttggatggagctgttcccttgaccatgctgtgatgcatcccgattgaatgctttctacggcgcatcgtagaagttggtgagggttgttggggacatgtccatgtggagtttgcacatgactgctgaagatatacacaaattcCTGGAACAGCACATATtccgcttacaacccagcggtatgaacgttgatttctgtaACTTCAGGTATTCCTGcattccatcctctcccctctctcgccaCTTCCCCACgttagtcatcctaccagttccgccgttgacatccttgtatccctcttgttgttACATCGCCCTCAACattggaccattatgggctcttGAGGTCATTTGtttccagccctgatttgttttggACTTTTCTCACCTCTAGTTTATTCCCTACCGCCCCTCCATCCCGAGTTTCAGTCTCAATGAAGGGTTATGACCCGcaaggtcacctattcttttttctctagagatgctgcctgacccgctgagttactctagcatttagtgtctatcttcagtataaaccagcatctgcagttccttcctgcacattctatgactgcattggttttcccatgtgctccagtttgttcccacatccccaacgtttagttcagttttgttttcacaggtacagtgaaaacctacaGTGGAAATATGCTGGTAAGTCAATTGGCTACTTCCTGTACATTGCCCTCGGTGCTTGTGGGTGGCAGGACAATCAACGTAGCATGGATgaacatgtgagagagaatgggtTTCATGAAATGAGGAAGAATGGCACAttctgtgggcggcgcgactcttgtcagcagcggcctctgcagtccgtctgtctttttattgttttctgtcttgttctatgtagtttttatttattttttgtcggggtatgtgtgtgggggtggggtggggtgggggaactttaaggtctttcccctgcacgttgTCGATGGGGcttcaacgtggagcggcctccaacaggaatgacctggggctccagtcgcggagctgcggatttactcaccatcacggagctggccgagtccggagcgggtggagctgtggtggagcgctgctgtgacccgacacccggagtttcagaagctcctaccgcaggtctgtggacggtaatgccgggagcccgcgggtccctgatgggagaccgcttttcggggcttccgcaacggcgacttctcccgcccgagttgcggggttgaagattacctggagcggggccttacatcaccgccccgcgcggattggaatggccgcgggactttgtgagcgcccgccgggctccaacaccaagagcccgccggggctccaacaccaagagcccgccggggctccaacaccaagacccggtgcgtggccttgcatcgcccggcgtggctttaatggctgcggaacatttaacatcgcccgccggaggctttgactctgtctttgactctgacttgggggggagaggaatggagagcaggggagagatatgtttaagttttgccttccatcacagtgaggagaactcactgtgatggatgtttatgtgaattgaattgtgttggtgtgtgtcttggttctttttttgtatggctgcagaaaccaaattttgtttgaacctcatgtgaggttcaaatgataataaaaggtattgtattgtattgatgtgTCTTGAATGTGTAGACTCATTTGGCTGAATAACCATCTTCTGTGTAGTAAGCAAATATAATAAGTATGAGATTCAACCCAATGTTTTTCTGGAGTTCATTCAGTATTGactggatttaatttagtttagtttagagacacagtgcggaagcaggtcctgcggcccaccaagtctccgccgaccagcgatcccatacactagcactatcctacacactggggacaatttatcaaacccaggtctctggcacaataaggcagcaacacaactgctgcaccaccatgaaacCCAACTATAAATTTATTACAATTAATTGATTGCGTTatggattattgtatatttatttgtgctttTACATGAATGAGGCTGTGAAGGTGTAGCAAGTAACTAGCGTTCCAcatacactatttctatcttacagattaggggcaatttacagaagcgaattaaccttacaaacctgtacatctttggaatgtgggaggaaacggagtacccggagaaatcc
This region of Amblyraja radiata isolate CabotCenter1 chromosome 11, sAmbRad1.1.pri, whole genome shotgun sequence genomic DNA includes:
- the LOC116978431 gene encoding nuclear factor 7, brain-like, giving the protein MASKDQVESLTEEVVCPICLDFFTDPVSLECGHNFCRSCITQSWDKEARNSCPECREQFTDRTLRVSWALARLSEKARTLSLNRTEKESKLQCEEHQEELKLFCETDKKLICVLCAGGREHRDHRFMLVDEAVETYKDQVKSSIQSLTKKLSGIQQMEQKQGIVLG